The DNA region ATTGCCAGATCAATCAGTGAAGCGGCGCTGCAGATTGGTAAAAGCATGCAGCTCCAAGTGGTTGCAGAAGGCGTGGAATCAGAAAACCAATACCAGATATTGAAGGAATTTGGGTTCCATGTTGCTCAAGGGTATCTGTTTTCTGCACCGCTGAGTGTTACTCAGTTTGAACGCTGGGTTATTTCCCAATAATAAAAAAGTCGTTGTGGAGTATTTATGATACGCGCTGTCGGGATTGCTAAACGTTCGTTTTTTTCTTTTGGTCTGTTAGGAATGGTTACCTTACTGCTAGGACTATTTGCGGTGGGGCAACTGGGCATTTTGAAGAATGATATTAATGTGCTCAGTCAGCAGTGGTTACCCGCAGTGGCAAAAACCGGGGAAATGCAACGTGATTTTCTAAGCTTACGGGTAAGTGCCAGTGAAATTTTTAACCGTAATGATGATGACAATATTGCCAAAATATCGACTGATATCAGTCACTGGTCAGATAAGTTATCTGATGCAGAACAGCAACTAGAAGCCTTTATTGTTACGGATGAAGCCAAAAAGATATTTAAGTCGGTCAAACAGTTAAGAGAAAACTATATTGCAGCGGTGAAACAGATTGTGGTGTTGATCCAACAGGGCAATCGACAAGATGCGCTGCTGCTACGTAGTAAAGATGTTCAGCCTATTTCGGCAGAATTAGTCTCCGCATTGGATGATCTGTCGGCGCATCAAGTAGATCAAGCCACCAAAGCTTCATCTCAGGCCATCACTGTATTTGGCGAAACCAAAGTTGCCTTATTGTCAGGTGCCGTAGTGGCCTTGGCGATTGTACTGGTCCTCGCTTGGTTATTCAGTCGTAGTTTGATTACCCCACTGCGAGAAGCGGTAGATGTCGCCCGCACTATCTCTTCTGGTGACCTGACACTCGAATTTGTCGATGAAGGACGCGATGAAGCGGCGGATATGATAATCGCTCTACGACAAATGCAGACCAAGTTACGTGACGCCATGCACACCATCGGTGACTCTTCTCGCCAACTGGCGGCGACCTCTGAGGAACTGAGTGTGGTGACCGGCCAGTCCACCCAGATTGCCACGGAACAGAGCGATCAGTTGCAACAGGCGGCATCAGCGGTAAATGAATTGACCGTGGCGATTGATGATGTAGCTAGAAGTGCCGCAACTGCATCTGACAATTCCAATCTTGCCAATGACAAAACTGCCCAAGGGCAACATAAAGTCAGTGAGACTATTCAGACGATAGAAGCCTTGGTTGAGGGGATTAAACAGTCTTCTGCGGGGATCAGCCAACTGGCACAAAAAGTCACCGAGATTGGTTCGGTGATGGATGTGATCCGCGGTGTTGCAGAGCAGACCAACCTGTTAGCACTGAATGCGGCCATTGAAGCTGCACGCGCCGGAGAGCAGGGCCGCGGTTTTGCTGTGGTGGCCGATGAAGTTCGCGCGTTGGCGCATCGGACTCAGGAATCTACCGCTGAAATTGAAGCCATGATTAAGTCGGTGCAATCTGAAACCAGCCATGCGGTCAACGATATGTCACAGAGCAATCTTCGCGCCGCAGAAACGCTGACCGTGGCCAATGAAGCCGGGCAAGCACTGACAGAAATTGCTGCATTGATAAATGACATCAGCCAGCAAAATTTGACAATTGCCGCTGCGGCAGAAGAACAGGCAACTGTTGCCAGAACTGTAGATAGCAGTTTGGTGTCAATTCGGGATCTGTCCGTACAAACAGCCGCGGGTTCGCAACAGACCAGCGCCTCAAGCACTGAGCTTGCGGGCCTAGCAGAAAAACTGAATGAACTGATCTCAAGATTCAAGTATTGAGATTTTTGCACGAGTTTCGCACCATACTAAAGGCGTGCAGATAGCAGTAGATAGCTTGCTGAAAGTAAACAAATCAGTAATATAGCCACTAGTTTATGTGGCTATATTTATAATAAAGGTGTGGTGATTATGTCTAAACTCGAAATAGCACTCGAGCATCTGCTGTTCCGTTCGCGCTGGTTGCTGGCGCCGTTCTTTTTCGGGTTGATGCTGGCGGTATTAGCGCTGCTGGTGAAATTTTTAAAGAACTTTTTTACTTACTTTCCGGGATCTTTAGCGATACGCCGGAAGAGTCAATAGTCAGTATTCTCACGTTAGTGGACAGTGCCTTGTTGGCCAGCTTGCTACTGATTATCGCTTTTAGTGGGTATGAAAACTTTGTCTCTAAAATGTCGGTAGACGATCATGAAGACCGACCCGCGTGGATGGGTAAAGTCGGTTTTGCCGATCTCAAATTAAAATTGATTGGTGCTATTGTGGCTATCTCTGCCGTTGAGCTGCTCAAAGCTTTTGTGGCGGCGGGGAACTCAGCAGTAACGTGCTTGGCTGGAAAGTGGGCATACACCTGACATTTGTGGTTTCCGGGGTGTTATTTGCCATTACCGATGCCATTGCTGACCGCCAGAAAAAACACTGACATCAGGCAAATACTCGTCCGTTAAGCGCACCTCAATGAATGTAAGGGCTCTAGCATTATGGTGGTACATCTTGCTGGAGCCCTTGCTGTTTAGCTTGCGTGCCCTGCTGTTTAACTAGCCATAGTGACGGTTGCTTTGGCTCAACGCCATATCTGCATAAAACCGATGGCGCATGCAAAAGTGACATTGGTGATATCAACTTCCCGCTAGCATTTTTATCACTCTTGCTGTTTGTTATAACTGCTCATCGGGTACTATCCGTAGCGGCAATAGGGGACTGTCGGTGGTGATGATCAGCGAATCGTCAACCCGTACACAGCTGCCACCATAACTACCGGCTACGGCAAAGGTACAAACCTGTACCCGATAACCCTCCACCTTCGGCAGTCGCCACAACTCCTGATAAATCTGTTGCTGGTGGGCAAACCGACCATCAGTCTGTCCCAGTTGCTGCTCATGTTTGTCCACTAAACTGATGTTATCGCCACAGCGACCGGCAATGGGTTTTATCACATAGCCGTGCTGTTTAAGGGCGTCCGTCAGCTCAAAAGCACTGTCCAGCAGATAACGATGTTGTGGAAACAAACTCCATAATATGGGCAGAATCGCTTTGTTGCTGGGGATCAGTGTCCAAAGTGGTTCAAATACCTGGACCGTGGGGCGTAGCAGCACATCCACTAAGCGCACCGGCGTATTGGGTGACCCCGTACGGATAGGCGGGGCGCGATCATCGTCTTCACATTCGGCACGGATCTGCTCCAGCGCAGTTTCCCATGCCCAGGTTTTCCAGACACAGTTGATGGCTTCACCGTCTTCATCGACAACTTCGCCAGCATCGTTCCAGTGCAGACGTTGCAGTCCGCGGACTATTTTGCTGTTGATCCCGGCCTCGGTCATGGCCCGTTGCATGAACAGTGCGTGATAATTTTCCTCTTTATCGTCATCCTGCAAAATATGCACAGTGCCACAGGCATCACAGTGACGCCAGGCTTCCACTAAGGCCGGCAAAAGGTCGGCTGCGGCATCGGTGCCATCCACATCACCTGCCTGTTTGGCCCATAATCTTTGGATGAGCCCGGCTTCAGTATGGCAGGAGGCTGAGTCAGCATTGTATTCGTAGACCTTGAGCCCCTTGTGGGTAATGCAGAAGTCGAAACGGCCGTTGATCATCTGGTGCCGGCGGGTTTGCCAAGAGCGTTTTAAGCGGGGCCACAACACCTTGGGAATATTGAAGTTTGCCAAGAGATCATCGTTTCGTAATACCTGCTCTGTGGCATGCAGATACATCAGGTGCAACTCATTCGTGGCGCGAATAAGTTCCCGCTCAGCGGTTTCTGACATGCGGAAATAACGATATTGTTCGCTCACTTTGTCAGTAAGAAAATGCCCACCCATGGCATGCACAAATGCCAATTGCAGCGGATCGCTTTCATCTAACCAGGGGCCTTTGAACTGGCCTTTGTCGGTGACGTTACGGCTATTTAAGTCGAACAGTTGCGGATCGGTCCAGTGCGCTGATTCAGCGTAAGTCGTGTCATCGGTCTGGATCATCCAGCCAAGGATCTTGGTGTCACAGAAACCTTCGATGATGCGATAGCCACCATCAGCCGACTGTTCGAGTTGTAATTCTCGGCACCATTGCTGCCCGGCCGGCAGTTTGCAATGTTCCAGATTCTGCTCTGCAATACGTACCTTGCCCGCTAGCACTTCGGTAATCACCGCCACATGACCGGTTACATCAAATTCGCCACCCGCCGCCCATATAAGCAGGGCACCTGCTTCCGGTATTTTCTGGCTACCATTGGTAAATGCCTGTAGTGGTAACAGGGCGTCGTCCTCAACCCGGCGCAGGTGTCTGAGTGCAAAAATGTCGTAGGCCATCGGCACATCGGTAAATACCAACCCGCGGTTGAGATATAGCCAGCGCCGGGCAAACTCTACGCATTGCCATTTATGCCCCATGTATTCGTTACCTATGTAACTTCGGTAGGCCGCATGATCGCGAAACTGCACCGGATCGGCGCTGTGATAATCGCTGGAGTAGATGGCTACCCCACCTGGGGCATGTCCGAGCACTGTTCCAAACGGTTCAGCCGGAAACTGTAACTTATGCAAACCGGTATTCCTTTGACCTAATTGTCTGATGGCAGCAGCATAGCGCTGTTACAAAAGCGGGGAAATAGTCGCGGGTAAATGTTTGTGGCGCTGACGGTAAAACCGTCAGGCGCGAAAATCAGGGTAGGCTTGTTGATCTTGTAACCCAAAGAAACGGGTCATAAAGCGGCGCTGGGTCGCTAGCAGTTTACCTGCACGCTCATTCATCATGTTGCAGGTCTGGGTCTTCAGATTCAGTTCTTGCATCAACTCCCCCACTTTTTCGCGGGTGGGGAAGGCAACTTTTCCTGGAGTAACTTTAACCCCTCGTGGTTGGCGGGGAGCCCCAGTTGTTGCAGAAACTGCTCTCGTTCAAGGTTCGACTGGCGCAAATTCTGCAGCAGCTCGATGATCTGATTATTGAGCCAGCTCAGTTCGGTTGCTCGGCGATTACTGAGCAATTCGTACTGATTATCAAGATGGCCGATAAGCTGATTTAGCTGCGCCACATCTTGCTTCATGCTTTCAAAGAATGTTTTGAGATTGTTGATACTCATAAACGATGCATATCCATGATGGCATTAACCAATGCTTCTTCGTCCAGCGGCAGTTGGCCTTTTTCAATCGCACTGCGCATTGCCATCACCTTGTCCATATCGACTTCGTCCTGTTCAGACAAACCGGCATAAACATCACCCGCCGAACGGCTAAGAGCGCTTAACTGTGCGTTATTTACCTCGGTTTTGGCCGTATCACCGCTTCCCGGCAGTGGTTGTTTACCTGTGCTAGGGGTGTCTGCTTTCAGGTTGTCCAGTGGGATAATCCCCTGATTGCTAATTTTCATACGGTTAATCTCCTGTGGGTCTATAAGAAGCCAGGCGACCATTGGAATGAAAAACTTAAATTATTTTGTAGTAAAGTCAATTTTTACTAAACCCTGCTGCTGTGCCACCCCCTGTAGCACTTTCCCGGAACTGTTGTTCTGTACTTTTATGCGCTCACCTTGGCGGGCATCCTCCAGCGCTGTGCCCTGGGTGACGGCCGAAAAAGTATTGATGGTGATACGTAGGGTTACCAGGTCGCCACGACTGATAATATAGGGATTTTCCAGCAAAAATGGCGATATCACATCCCCACGGTTCAGGCGGCGTCGGGTGACTTTACCGATGGCATCATTCACATGAAACAGCGGCGTTCGGTTTAAGCTTCCCAGCTCCTGAGTGCGTAAAGTTAATATTGATTTATTCAGTTTGGTGTCACGTCCTACCGCTTTGGCGGCAACCACTACTTTTGTCCAGAACTTAACTTCAGCCGTGGCTCTGCCAGTCCAGGTCACAGGCGCTAGACATTCTATCCGATAACTCAGTCGTCCCAATGGCGGCTCAGTGGGTTGTGGGCGCTCAAAACGCCAACGGGTGCAGGGTTGCTGTTCGGCATTCCCAGCAAAATGCAGTTCAATCTGTTGTTTCTGGCCGCTAACACCCAGTTGTTTAGCGTATTGCGCGAGTTCTTTTGCTACTTGTTGCTGTAGTGCGGCGGCTAGTGTACTAGCGGCTTGAGTTGGCAGGGCCAGTAACAGAGGAAATAGGAGCCAGAGTCGCTTCCGCAGCGGAAAAAACACTTCCCTCTGCTGCGTAATTTTTTCAAAAATTAATTTTATCATATTGATATTTAAAGAACTTTATTTATGGCACAAAGTTTGTCTTATAAAGGGCAAGATCCATACCTGAACAGGCTTCAACACAGTGGGACCATTTGAT from Shewanella dokdonensis includes:
- a CDS encoding methyl-accepting chemotaxis protein — encoded protein: MIRAVGIAKRSFFSFGLLGMVTLLLGLFAVGQLGILKNDINVLSQQWLPAVAKTGEMQRDFLSLRVSASEIFNRNDDDNIAKISTDISHWSDKLSDAEQQLEAFIVTDEAKKIFKSVKQLRENYIAAVKQIVVLIQQGNRQDALLLRSKDVQPISAELVSALDDLSAHQVDQATKASSQAITVFGETKVALLSGAVVALAIVLVLAWLFSRSLITPLREAVDVARTISSGDLTLEFVDEGRDEAADMIIALRQMQTKLRDAMHTIGDSSRQLAATSEELSVVTGQSTQIATEQSDQLQQAASAVNELTVAIDDVARSAATASDNSNLANDKTAQGQHKVSETIQTIEALVEGIKQSSAGISQLAQKVTEIGSVMDVIRGVAEQTNLLALNAAIEAARAGEQGRGFAVVADEVRALAHRTQESTAEIEAMIKSVQSETSHAVNDMSQSNLRAAETLTVANEAGQALTEIAALINDISQQNLTIAAAAEEQATVARTVDSSLVSIRDLSVQTAAGSQQTSASSTELAGLAEKLNELISRFKY
- the gss gene encoding bifunctional glutathionylspermidine amidase/synthase, whose product is MHKLQFPAEPFGTVLGHAPGGVAIYSSDYHSADPVQFRDHAAYRSYIGNEYMGHKWQCVEFARRWLYLNRGLVFTDVPMAYDIFALRHLRRVEDDALLPLQAFTNGSQKIPEAGALLIWAAGGEFDVTGHVAVITEVLAGKVRIAEQNLEHCKLPAGQQWCRELQLEQSADGGYRIIEGFCDTKILGWMIQTDDTTYAESAHWTDPQLFDLNSRNVTDKGQFKGPWLDESDPLQLAFVHAMGGHFLTDKVSEQYRYFRMSETAERELIRATNELHLMYLHATEQVLRNDDLLANFNIPKVLWPRLKRSWQTRRHQMINGRFDFCITHKGLKVYEYNADSASCHTEAGLIQRLWAKQAGDVDGTDAAADLLPALVEAWRHCDACGTVHILQDDDKEENYHALFMQRAMTEAGINSKIVRGLQRLHWNDAGEVVDEDGEAINCVWKTWAWETALEQIRAECEDDDRAPPIRTGSPNTPVRLVDVLLRPTVQVFEPLWTLIPSNKAILPILWSLFPQHRYLLDSAFELTDALKQHGYVIKPIAGRCGDNISLVDKHEQQLGQTDGRFAHQQQIYQELWRLPKVEGYRVQVCTFAVAGSYGGSCVRVDDSLIITTDSPLLPLRIVPDEQL
- the flgN gene encoding flagellar export chaperone FlgN, which codes for MSINNLKTFFESMKQDVAQLNQLIGHLDNQYELLSNRRATELSWLNNQIIELLQNLRQSNLEREQFLQQLGLPANHEGLKLLQEKLPSPPAKKWGS
- the flgM gene encoding flagellar biosynthesis anti-sigma factor FlgM, which encodes MKISNQGIIPLDNLKADTPSTGKQPLPGSGDTAKTEVNNAQLSALSRSAGDVYAGLSEQDEVDMDKVMAMRSAIEKGQLPLDEEALVNAIMDMHRL
- the flgA gene encoding flagellar basal body P-ring formation chaperone FlgA; translated protein: MFFPLRKRLWLLFPLLLALPTQAASTLAAALQQQVAKELAQYAKQLGVSGQKQQIELHFAGNAEQQPCTRWRFERPQPTEPPLGRLSYRIECLAPVTWTGRATAEVKFWTKVVVAAKAVGRDTKLNKSILTLRTQELGSLNRTPLFHVNDAIGKVTRRRLNRGDVISPFLLENPYIISRGDLVTLRITINTFSAVTQGTALEDARQGERIKVQNNSSGKVLQGVAQQQGLVKIDFTTK